GTCCTGATCGGCGAGATCTGGGTCCCCGACGCCGAGCGTTTCGCCCGCTACCTGCGCCCGGACGAGATGCACACCGCGTTCAACTTCGACTTCCTGGCCCGCCCCTGGGACGCCGCCGCGCTGCGCGAGTCCATCGACACCACCCTCGCCGCGCACGCCCCCGTCGGCGCCCCCGCGACCTGGGTGCTGGCCAACCACGACATCACCCGCACCGTCACCCGCTACGGCCGCGAGGACACCCGCTTCCAGTTCGCCACCAAGTCCTTCGGCATCCCCACCGACCTCGACCTCGGCCGCCGCCGCGCCCGCGCCGCCGCCCTGCTCAGCATGGCGCTGCCCGGCGCGCTCTACCTCTACCAGGGCGAGGAACTCGGCCTGCCCGAGGTCGAGGACCTCCCGCTGGACACCCTCCAGGACCCGATGCACTTCCGCTCCGGCGGCACCGACCCCGGCCGCGACGGCTGCCGCGTCCCGATCCCCTGGAGCGGCACCCACCCGCCCTACGGCTTCACCCGCGACGGCAAGGACCCCTGGCTCCCGCAGCCCCTCGACTGGGCCCCGCTCACCGTCGAGGCCCAGCACGGCGACCCGTCCTCCATGCTCACCCTCTACCGCGAGGGCATCCGGCTGCGCCGCGAACTGCGCGGCGAGTTCGCCTGGGCCGAGGACGCCCCCGAAGGCGTCCTCTCCTTCCGCCGCGGCGACGTCCGCTGCCTGGTCAACCTCTCCCCCTCGCCGCTCCCGCTCGACGGCGAGATCCTGCTGGCCTCCGGCGAACTGACCGACGGCCACCTCCCCACCGACACGGCGGCCTGGCTCCGGTAGGGGAAACCGAAGCACAACCAGGGGCGCGGGGAACTGCGCGGCCGAGCGAGCACGCACAGCCGGATCGCGACGCAGGGCGAGAACGTGCCCTGCCCCGCGACCTCGCCGACGCGCGACTCCCGCCGCGCGCAGTTCCCCGCGCCCCTGCTTTCGCGCCCGCTCTCCCGCGCTCGCGCAGCTAGTTGCACCAGCCGTCCCGGTACGCCTCCCAGTGGTCCGGCGTGGCCGCGAAATCGACGTACAGGGCGAGGCCGAAGTTCCGCCGGCCGTTCGGGCCGAGGGCCAGTCGTGCGCCGCGGACCGCCGCGCGGACGGTCTCCGCGGCGCCGCGGTGGGTGGGCGTGTCGGCCCAGTAGGCCGGCAGGCCCATGAGCAGGTCGACGCCCGGCGGGGTGTGGGCCAGGGCCAGCGCGGTCTGCCGGGCGACGTAGCCGCCGTACAGCGACTCGACCGGCATCGAGGTGTCGTACGACATCACCGCGACCTGGTCGACCCTCCCGGCCGCCGCCGCGAAGTACGCCGCGGACCAGTACTTGCCGTGCCCGCTGAGCGCGAAGGCGACCCGCCCCAGCCCCGGGACGGGATCGATCTGCGGGGCCGCGACGGACAGCGGCACCGACCGGGCGGCGGTGAGCGCGTGCACCTGGTCGAGCAGGGCGAGGAACCCGGCCGAGCCCGAGTGCACGGGCTCCAGGTCGAAGTGGACGCCGTCGAAGCCCAGGTCGAGGACCTGCCGCGCGGCGGCGGTGATCCGGTCCCGGACGTCGGGGCGGTCCAGGTGCAGCCCCTCCTTCTCGGGCGCCACCACGTCGCCCAGCCAGGACTGGACCCGCACCCCCGGCATCGCCGCGTGCGCCCGGGCCAGGAAGTCCGCCGCGCCGGGCGCCAGCGCCGGGTCGAGCGAGCCGTCGTGCGCCAGCGGCCCGGTGTGCACGTACAGGTCGTGGATGCCGGTGCTGCGCACCTTCGCGGCCAGCGCGATCAGCTCCTCGGGCGTGCGCCGCCCGTCGACCCAGGCGTGGCCGAGCCAGATCGCGTCCCGGCCGCGGGTGCGGGCGTCCGCGGCGGGGTCGCCGGCGTACTCCCAGCGCAGCGCGGCGGCCCCGCCGAGCACCGGCAGTAGGAGCAGGGCGAGGACGGTGCCGAGCGCGGTGAGGACGCGGCGCGGCCGGCTCCACCGGGTGCGCCCGCGCCAGCGGCGGCGCGCCCGGGCCGGCAGTGTCCGCCATCCGGACGCACCCGGCGCGCGCGCGGCGCGCTTCCACCGGCTCTGTTCCCCGAAGCGGGCATGATCGTGCTCCCTTCCGGTGGACAAGGACGCCCAGAATTCGAAACGGGTTCCGTCCGGCCGGGGTGGGACCGATACCCTGGCGGGGTGCGTCCCCGGTCCAGCGGGAGCGCATAGCCGACAGCCGTCGCACTCAGGGAGCAGCCACATGGCCACCGTTGTACCCACGTCCGCCCAGCAGGACCGCGCCGACGCCCTGCGCGAGGCACTCGCCACCCGGGTGGTGGTGGCCGACGGTGCGATGGGCACCATGCTCCAGGCGCAGGAGCCGACGATGGAGGACTTCCAGCAGCTGGAGGGCTGCAACGAGGTCCTGAACGTCACCCGTCCCGACATCGTGCGCTCGGTGCACGAGGCGTACTTCGCGGTCGGCGTGGACTGCGTGGAGACCAACACCTTCGGCGCCAACCACTGGGCGCTGAGCGAGTACGACATCCCCGAGCGGATCTTCGAGCTGTCCGAGGCCGGCGCCCGGATCGCCCGGGAGGTGGCCGACGCCTTCACCGCGGAGGACGGCCGCACCCGCTGGGTGCTCGGTTCGATGGGCCCGGGCACCAAGCTGCCGACCCTCGGCCACACCACCTTCGAGGTGGTCCGCGAGGGCTTCCGGCAGAACGCGGCGGGCCTGATCGCGGGCGGCGTGGACGCGCTGCTGATCGAGACCAGCCAGGACCTGCTGCAGACCAAGGCGTCGGTGCTGGGCTGCCAGGCCGCCCTGGCGGAGGCCGGGGTGAGCCTGCCGATCCTCGCCCAGGTCACCGTCGAGACCACCGGCACCATGCTGCTGGGCTCGGAGATCGGCGCGGCGCTGACCGCGCTGGAGCCGCTGGGCATCGACTTCATCGGGATGAACTGCGCCACCGGCCCGGCCGAGATGAGCGAGCACCTGCGCTACCTGGCGAAGAACGCCAAGGTCGGCCTCTCCTGCATGCCGAACGCCGGCCTGCCGGTGCTCACCAAGGACGGCGCGCACTACCCGCTCAGCCCCGAGGAGCTGGCCGACGCGCACGAGGGCTTCGTCCGCGACTACGGCCTGGCCCTGGTCGGCGGCTGCTGCGGCACCACCCCCGAGCACCTGCGCCGGGTGGTCGAGCGGGTCCAGGGCCTGCCGATCACCGCCCGCGACCCGCGCCCCGAGGCGGCCGCCGCCTCGCTCTACCAGGCGGTGCCGTTCCGGCAGGACACCTCCTACCTGGCGATCGGCGAGCGCACCAACGCCAACGGCTCGAAGAAGTTCCGCGAGGCGATGCTCGCCGCGGACTGGCAGACCTGCGTGGAGATCGCCCGCGAGCAGATCCGCGAGGGCGCCCACCTGCTCGACCTGTGCGTGGACTACGTCGGCCGCGACGGCGTCGCCGACATGCGCGAGATCGCCGGCCGGCTGGCCACCGCCTCCACCCTGCCGATCGTGCTGGACTCCACCGAGCCGCCGGTGCTCAAGGCCGGCCTGGAGATGCTCGGCGGCCGGGCCGTCCTCAACTCGGTCAACTACGAGGACGGCGACGGCCCCGACACCCGGTTCGGGAGGATCGCCGCGCTGGCCCGCGAGCACGGCGCCGGCCTGATCGCGCTGACCATCGACGAGCAGGGCCAGGCCCGCACCGCCGAGACCAAGGTCGCCATCGCCGAGCGGCTGATCGAGCAGCTGGGCCGCGAGTACGGCATCGACGAGTCCTCGATCCTGGTCGACTGCCTGGCCTTCACCCTGGCCACCGGCCAGGAGGAGTCCCGGCGCGACGGCATCGAGACCATCGAGGCGATCCGCGAGCTCAAGCGCCGCCACCCGGACGTGCAGACCACCCTGGGCCTGTCGAACATCTCCTTCGGCCTCAACCCGGCCGCCCGCCAGGTGGTCAACTCGGTCTTCCTGCACGAGTGCGTGGAGGCCGGCCTGGACTCGGCGATCGTGCACGCCGCCAAGATCCTGCCGATGAACCGCATCCCGGAGGACCGCCGGCAGACCGCCCTCGACCTGGTCTACGACCGCCGCAGCGAGGGCTACGACCCGCTGCAGAAGCTGCTCCAGCTGTTCGAGGGCGTCTCCGCCGCCTCCAGCGCCGCGTCCAAGGCCGAGGAGCTGGCCGCCCTCCCGCTGGAGGAGCGCCTCCAGCGCCGGATCATCGACGGCGAGCGCAACGGCCTGGAGGCCGACCTGGACGCCGCGCTGGCCGAGCGCCCGGCGCTGGAGATCATCAACGACACGCTGCTGTCCGGCATGAAGGTGGTCGGCGAGCTGTTCGGCTCCGGCGAGATGCAGCTGCCGTTCGTGCTCCAGTCCGCCGAGGTGATGAAGGCCGCCGTCGCGCACCTCGAACCGCACATGGAGAAGTCCGACAGCGAGGGCAAGGGCACCATCGTGCTGGCCACCGTCAAGGGCGACGTGCACGACATCGGCAAGAACCTGGTCGACATCATCCTGTCCAACAACGGCTACAACGTGGTCAACCTGGGCATCAAGCAGCCGGTGTCGGCGATCGTCGAGGCCGCCCAGGAGCACCGGGCCGACGTGATCGGCATGTCCGGCCTGCTGGTCAAGTCCACGGTGATCATGAAGGAGAACCTGGAGGAGCTCAACCAGCGCGCGCTGGCCGCCGACTTCCCGGTGATCCTCGGCGGCGCCGCCCTCACCCGCGCCTACGTCGAGCAGGACCTGCACGAGATCTACGACGGCGAGGTCCGCTACGCCCGGGACGCCTTCGAGGGCCTGCGGCTGATGGACGCCCTGATCGGCATCAAGCGCGGCGTGCCCGGCGCGACCCTGCCCGAGCTGCGCAAGCGCCGGCACGCCCGGGTCGAGGTGGAGGAGCCGGAGGAGGCCAACCTCGGCCAGATCCGCTCCGACGTGGCCGTCGACAACCCGATCCCCGTCCCGCCGTTCTGGGGCGACCGGATCATCAAGGGCATCCCGTTCCAGGACTACGCCTCCTGGCTGGACGAGGACGCCCTGTTCAAGGGGCAGTGGGGCCTCAAGGGCGGCCGCAGCGGAGGCCCGTCCTACGAGGAGCTGGTGGAGACCGAGGGCCGCCCGCGGCTGCGCGGCTGGCTGGACCGGCTGCAGACCGAGGGCTGGCTGGAGCCCGCCGTGGTCTACGGCTACTTCCCGGCCAACTCCAAGGGCGACGACCTGATCCTGTACCGCGAGGACGGCTCCGAGCTGACCAGGTTCACCTTCCCCCGCCAGCGCCGCGGCCGCCGGCTCTGCCTGGCCGACTTCTTCCGCCCCGAGGAGTCCGGCGAGCGCGACGTGGTCGGCCTCCAGGTGGTCACCATGGGCAACCGGATCTCCGAGGCCGCCAACGAGCTGTTCGCCGACAACTCCTACCGCGACTACCTCGAACTGCACGGCCTGTCCGTCCAGTTGGCGGAGGCGCTGGCCGAGTTCTGGCACGCCCGGGTCCGCTACGAGCTGGGCTTCGGCGACGAGGACCCGCAGGACGTGCGCGACATGTTCGCGCTCAAGTACCGCGGCGCCCGCTTCTCGCTCGGCTACGGGGCCTGCCCCGAGCTGGAGGACCGGGCCAAGATCGCCGAGCTGCTGCGCCCCGAGCGGGTCGGCGTGATCCTCTCCGAGGAGTACCAGCTGCACCCCGAGCAGTCCACCGACGCCATCGTGCTCCACCACCCCGAGGCCAAGTACTTCAACGCGCGCTAGACCTTCCACCGGAGATCATCCGTTCGCCCCGCCGCCGCCCGGTGCAATCCGACCGGGCGGGCGTATTCTTGATGATCCTGAACGGGCCGGTCCGCAGACCAGCGGGCCGGCCCGCGCCATCCCCGGACGCGCCGCAACCGCACCGCGCCGGGCCACCCACCAGGAAGGACGGCGCGCATGACGACGGTCTCGACCCCGGTCCGCATCGGCGGAGACGGCGAGGACAGCGGCCTGCACGCCGTCCTGCTCGACATGGACGGCACCCTGGTCGACACCGAGGACTCCTGGT
This is a stretch of genomic DNA from Kitasatospora fiedleri. It encodes these proteins:
- a CDS encoding glycoside hydrolase family 13 protein — its product is MAHQPATPEWWRDAAIYQVYPRSFADGNGDGVGDLAGVRARLPYLAELGVGAIWFNPWYPSPMADGGYDVADYRGVEPVFGTLEEAELLIDEAQQLGLRTIVDIVPNHVSDQHPWFRAALAAAPGSPERDLFHFREGRGADGELPPNDWKSEFGGCPWTRLPDGQWYLHLFAAAQPDLNWDHPAVREEHLEILRFWFDRGAAGVRIDSAGLLTKDPDLADVEPGRPHPYVDRDDLHDIYRSWRAVADSYSPPRVLIGEIWVPDAERFARYLRPDEMHTAFNFDFLARPWDAAALRESIDTTLAAHAPVGAPATWVLANHDITRTVTRYGREDTRFQFATKSFGIPTDLDLGRRRARAAALLSMALPGALYLYQGEELGLPEVEDLPLDTLQDPMHFRSGGTDPGRDGCRVPIPWSGTHPPYGFTRDGKDPWLPQPLDWAPLTVEAQHGDPSSMLTLYREGIRLRRELRGEFAWAEDAPEGVLSFRRGDVRCLVNLSPSPLPLDGEILLASGELTDGHLPTDTAAWLR
- a CDS encoding glycoside hydrolase family 18 protein; amino-acid sequence: MSTGREHDHARFGEQSRWKRAARAPGASGWRTLPARARRRWRGRTRWSRPRRVLTALGTVLALLLLPVLGGAAALRWEYAGDPAADARTRGRDAIWLGHAWVDGRRTPEELIALAAKVRSTGIHDLYVHTGPLAHDGSLDPALAPGAADFLARAHAAMPGVRVQSWLGDVVAPEKEGLHLDRPDVRDRITAAARQVLDLGFDGVHFDLEPVHSGSAGFLALLDQVHALTAARSVPLSVAAPQIDPVPGLGRVAFALSGHGKYWSAAYFAAAAGRVDQVAVMSYDTSMPVESLYGGYVARQTALALAHTPPGVDLLMGLPAYWADTPTHRGAAETVRAAVRGARLALGPNGRRNFGLALYVDFAATPDHWEAYRDGWCN
- the metH gene encoding methionine synthase gives rise to the protein MATVVPTSAQQDRADALREALATRVVVADGAMGTMLQAQEPTMEDFQQLEGCNEVLNVTRPDIVRSVHEAYFAVGVDCVETNTFGANHWALSEYDIPERIFELSEAGARIAREVADAFTAEDGRTRWVLGSMGPGTKLPTLGHTTFEVVREGFRQNAAGLIAGGVDALLIETSQDLLQTKASVLGCQAALAEAGVSLPILAQVTVETTGTMLLGSEIGAALTALEPLGIDFIGMNCATGPAEMSEHLRYLAKNAKVGLSCMPNAGLPVLTKDGAHYPLSPEELADAHEGFVRDYGLALVGGCCGTTPEHLRRVVERVQGLPITARDPRPEAAAASLYQAVPFRQDTSYLAIGERTNANGSKKFREAMLAADWQTCVEIAREQIREGAHLLDLCVDYVGRDGVADMREIAGRLATASTLPIVLDSTEPPVLKAGLEMLGGRAVLNSVNYEDGDGPDTRFGRIAALAREHGAGLIALTIDEQGQARTAETKVAIAERLIEQLGREYGIDESSILVDCLAFTLATGQEESRRDGIETIEAIRELKRRHPDVQTTLGLSNISFGLNPAARQVVNSVFLHECVEAGLDSAIVHAAKILPMNRIPEDRRQTALDLVYDRRSEGYDPLQKLLQLFEGVSAASSAASKAEELAALPLEERLQRRIIDGERNGLEADLDAALAERPALEIINDTLLSGMKVVGELFGSGEMQLPFVLQSAEVMKAAVAHLEPHMEKSDSEGKGTIVLATVKGDVHDIGKNLVDIILSNNGYNVVNLGIKQPVSAIVEAAQEHRADVIGMSGLLVKSTVIMKENLEELNQRALAADFPVILGGAALTRAYVEQDLHEIYDGEVRYARDAFEGLRLMDALIGIKRGVPGATLPELRKRRHARVEVEEPEEANLGQIRSDVAVDNPIPVPPFWGDRIIKGIPFQDYASWLDEDALFKGQWGLKGGRSGGPSYEELVETEGRPRLRGWLDRLQTEGWLEPAVVYGYFPANSKGDDLILYREDGSELTRFTFPRQRRGRRLCLADFFRPEESGERDVVGLQVVTMGNRISEAANELFADNSYRDYLELHGLSVQLAEALAEFWHARVRYELGFGDEDPQDVRDMFALKYRGARFSLGYGACPELEDRAKIAELLRPERVGVILSEEYQLHPEQSTDAIVLHHPEAKYFNAR